A stretch of [Clostridium] scindens DNA encodes these proteins:
- a CDS encoding GBS Bsp-like repeat-containing protein, translated as MKKIRKPLIKLINSLGTVFVLILTVLATVLCLSIRWMFDTWSNLTIDELLYHLSAPLDGTNLEMIKEYINYSIVPAILVFILFLILFITYRKQKKYFVIMGGGTFLALILSAFFIYSAWEQLDAGSYVKAQGVYSTFVDNYYVDPADTEIIFPEKKRNLIYIFLESMEITFTDQQNGGGLRKNIIPELSKLAKENEDFSGTDNELNGGYAMPGATWTIAAMFAQTSGLPLNISIDPNGMDTQESFFGNTVTLGDILEQAGYSQTLMIGSDATFGGRRLYFTEHGNYNILDYNYALDEEMIPKDYRVWWGYEDQKLFNFAKEKLLELAKQKEPFNFTLLTVDTHSEDGYICERCRNDFADNQYANVLACSSRQINDFVKWIQQQDFYENTTIVLVGDHPTMDSDFCENVAKNYDRKVYTSYINASVDTDCKEKRSYSTFDYFPTTLAAIGVEIQNNRLGLGTNLFSSEQTLTERFGINKVKNELNKKSKRIKELAKLDDKDQKGKIQEKESGDPVASIYAGDYQFELGILPITVTNIKNVQDIKKILIAVWTKEDQSNLQWIQMDLADDGTYYANINVPNFNYETGPYFVQAYTVNGSGEQFFVGTTIGYVN; from the coding sequence GTGAAAAAGATTAGAAAACCATTAATAAAATTAATAAATTCTCTAGGTACAGTTTTTGTTTTGATTTTAACCGTTTTAGCTACGGTACTGTGTTTAAGTATTAGATGGATGTTTGATACTTGGAGTAATTTAACAATAGATGAATTGTTGTATCATCTATCAGCACCTCTAGATGGCACGAATCTAGAAATGATAAAAGAATATATAAATTATAGTATTGTGCCAGCGATATTAGTATTTATACTATTTCTTATACTTTTTATTACATATAGGAAGCAGAAGAAATATTTTGTTATTATGGGAGGTGGTACCTTTTTGGCTTTGATATTGTCTGCTTTTTTTATATATAGTGCATGGGAGCAATTAGACGCAGGAAGTTATGTTAAAGCGCAAGGCGTATATTCAACTTTTGTTGATAATTATTATGTTGACCCTGCGGACACGGAAATTATATTTCCCGAGAAAAAAAGAAATTTAATATATATTTTTTTAGAATCTATGGAAATAACTTTTACCGATCAACAAAACGGAGGAGGACTTAGAAAAAATATAATACCGGAACTTTCCAAACTAGCAAAAGAAAACGAAGATTTTTCGGGCACAGATAATGAATTAAATGGTGGCTATGCGATGCCTGGGGCCACATGGACAATTGCAGCTATGTTTGCTCAGACCTCAGGGTTACCGCTTAACATATCTATAGATCCAAACGGTATGGATACACAGGAATCATTTTTTGGGAATACGGTAACATTAGGAGATATTTTGGAGCAAGCAGGTTATTCTCAAACGTTAATGATTGGTTCGGATGCAACGTTTGGAGGAAGAAGACTTTATTTTACAGAGCATGGAAATTATAATATTCTGGATTATAATTATGCTTTAGATGAAGAAATGATTCCGAAGGACTATAGAGTTTGGTGGGGATATGAAGATCAGAAATTATTCAACTTTGCTAAAGAAAAATTGTTAGAACTAGCAAAACAAAAAGAACCTTTCAATTTCACGCTGTTAACAGTGGATACGCATTCAGAAGATGGATATATTTGTGAAAGATGTAGAAATGATTTTGCGGATAATCAATATGCTAATGTGTTAGCGTGTTCAAGCAGGCAGATTAATGATTTTGTAAAATGGATACAGCAACAGGATTTTTATGAGAATACGACAATAGTATTGGTGGGAGATCATCCAACAATGGATAGTGATTTTTGCGAGAATGTTGCTAAAAATTATGATAGAAAGGTGTATACTTCTTATATAAATGCATCTGTTGACACTGATTGTAAAGAAAAAAGAAGTTATTCAACCTTCGATTATTTTCCAACTACATTGGCTGCTATTGGAGTTGAGATTCAGAATAATCGTTTAGGGTTAGGGACTAATCTTTTCTCGTCAGAACAAACGCTAACGGAGAGATTCGGAATAAATAAAGTTAAAAATGAACTTAACAAAAAATCAAAACGAATTAAAGAACTTGCAAAATTGGATGATAAAGATCAAAAGGGGAAGATTCAAGAAAAGGAATCTGGAGATCCAGTGGCAAGTATATATGCTGGTGATTATCAGTTTGAATTAGGCATACTTCCAATAACTGTTACAAACATTAAAAATGTACAAGATATAAAAAAGATTCTTATAGCAGTGTGGACAAAAGAAGATCAAAGTAATTTACAATGGATACAGATGGATTTGGCAGATGATGGGACGTATTATGCAAATATTAATGTACCAAATTTTAATTATGAAACTGGACCATATTTTGTTCAGGCTTATACTGTAAACGGTTCAGGAGAACAATTTTTTGTTGGCACTACTATTGGCTATGTGAATTGA
- a CDS encoding GtrA family protein, translating to MMRKNNHLCKVLDTTFWKFVLVGIANTIVGTVVMFAAYNMFHFNYWISSASNYVVGSMLSYFLNKYFTFQDQKKSWKQVVVFVVNISVCYVMAYGFAKPLTLWILDKYEKVVQENVSMLIGMGVFVLLNYFGQRWIVFRKQR from the coding sequence ATGATGAGGAAGAATAATCATTTATGTAAAGTATTGGATACTACATTTTGGAAGTTTGTCTTAGTAGGAATAGCGAATACGATTGTCGGAACGGTTGTTATGTTTGCGGCATATAATATGTTTCATTTTAATTATTGGATTTCATCGGCATCCAATTATGTTGTTGGGAGCATGCTTAGTTATTTTTTAAATAAATATTTTACTTTCCAAGATCAAAAAAAGTCTTGGAAGCAAGTAGTCGTATTTGTGGTTAATATATCAGTATGTTATGTGATGGCATATGGATTTGCTAAACCACTGACGTTATGGATATTAGATAAATATGAGAAAGTAGTGCAGGAAAATGTTTCTATGTTGATTGGAATGGGAGTATTTGTTTTATTAAATTATTTTGGTCAACGGTGGATTGTATTTAGGAAACAGAGATAA
- a CDS encoding sporulation initiation factor Spo0A C-terminal domain-containing protein, whose protein sequence is MDKIKQLILRLGIRSTYKGFLYLAYALTLCIQDDSYLLSIYTRLYADVAKHYNVNKDNVEHCLRTVVSTCWDKGDRKFLIKISGYNMTQKPTNGEFIDILYHYLTLHEEISL, encoded by the coding sequence ATGGATAAAATCAAACAATTAATATTACGTCTCGGCATACGTTCTACCTACAAAGGATTCCTTTATCTTGCCTACGCTTTAACTCTTTGTATACAAGATGATAGTTATCTTTTGTCAATATATACTCGTTTATATGCCGATGTAGCAAAACATTACAACGTTAATAAAGATAACGTTGAGCACTGTCTGCGAACAGTTGTATCTACTTGCTGGGATAAAGGTGACCGTAAATTTTTAATCAAAATATCCGGTTATAATATGACTCAAAAACCAACAAATGGGGAGTTCATTGACATATTGTACCATTATTTAACCCTCCACGAAGAAATATCTTTATAG
- a CDS encoding DUF2085 domain-containing protein has product MSGLRQSVLETIRMIGNYSGCHQMPERSFFYKGKQFPVCARCTGVIIGQSVALIIGKFKDISFRKAFLCLAVMGSDWGLQESRIKESTNFRRLITGFLGGFGFYSVLVRIFKECITSKNMEKN; this is encoded by the coding sequence ATGTCAGGATTGCGGCAATCAGTTTTAGAAACGATTAGAATGATCGGAAATTATTCCGGTTGTCATCAAATGCCAGAACGAAGTTTTTTTTATAAAGGCAAGCAATTTCCAGTGTGTGCAAGATGCACTGGAGTGATTATTGGTCAAAGTGTGGCTTTGATTATAGGAAAATTTAAAGATATATCATTTAGGAAAGCGTTTTTATGTTTGGCGGTTATGGGAAGTGATTGGGGGCTTCAGGAGAGCCGGATTAAAGAATCAACAAATTTTCGGCGTTTGATAACAGGATTTTTAGGGGGATTTGGCTTTTACTCTGTTTTAGTACGAATTTTTAAAGAATGTATTACTTCTAAAAACATGGAGAAAAACTAA
- a CDS encoding tyrosine-type recombinase/integrase, translating into MEQKIMEVLRRMQAILDEACLRDLKTVLQVVFEGCEISQEKRELRISDRSWAIDLEEYLMSKALEGKSPGTVDRYRYELQRLLSYVNKAVRDITEGDISGYMRAYKAIRQVSNQTLKNVRAVYSSFFAWLRDRDRIRRNPMALVEAIKVEQKIRKPYTDEEREMLLRNCSTLRDKAMMEFFYSTAVRVSELAALNRDDIRFTSKDLIVFGKGSKERRVYLNDRTNLYMKEYLDSRTDGSPALFVSTRRPHSRLSKTGIEDIIRRTGQRAGVDKAHPHRFRRTSLTNALNRGMPLQEAMVMAGHAKPETTMGYCTVDQEGIKYHHQKYLSA; encoded by the coding sequence ATGGAACAGAAGATTATGGAGGTGTTGCGGAGGATGCAGGCCATTCTGGACGAGGCATGCCTGAGGGACCTTAAGACGGTCCTTCAGGTGGTGTTCGAGGGGTGCGAGATCTCGCAGGAGAAGCGGGAACTGCGGATTTCAGACAGGAGCTGGGCCATAGACCTGGAGGAATACCTGATGTCGAAGGCCCTGGAGGGAAAGTCCCCCGGGACGGTGGACCGATACCGCTACGAGTTGCAGAGGCTGCTGTCCTATGTGAACAAGGCAGTCCGGGACATTACGGAGGGGGACATCTCCGGGTACATGCGGGCCTACAAGGCGATCCGCCAGGTGTCCAACCAGACGCTCAAGAACGTCCGGGCGGTCTACAGCAGCTTCTTCGCATGGCTGCGGGACCGGGACCGGATCCGGAGGAATCCCATGGCCCTGGTAGAGGCGATCAAGGTGGAGCAGAAGATCCGCAAGCCCTACACGGACGAGGAGAGGGAGATGCTGCTACGGAACTGCAGCACGCTCCGGGATAAGGCGATGATGGAGTTCTTCTACAGCACGGCGGTGAGGGTCTCGGAACTGGCAGCCCTGAACCGCGACGACATCCGCTTCACCAGCAAGGACCTGATCGTATTCGGGAAGGGAAGCAAGGAAAGGCGGGTCTACCTGAACGACAGGACGAACTTGTACATGAAGGAGTATCTGGACAGCCGGACGGATGGGAGCCCGGCGCTGTTCGTATCCACTAGGAGGCCGCATAGCCGTCTGTCGAAGACGGGGATCGAGGACATCATCCGGCGAACGGGCCAGCGGGCGGGAGTCGATAAGGCCCACCCGCACCGGTTCCGCAGGACATCCCTGACCAACGCCCTGAACCGGGGGATGCCGCTGCAGGAGGCCATGGTCATGGCGGGCCATGCGAAGCCGGAGACGACGATGGGCTACTGCACGGTGGACCAGGAAGGCATCAAGTATCATCATCAGAAGTATTTAAGCGCATAG